One window of Marinobacterium aestuarii genomic DNA carries:
- the rsmG gene encoding 16S rRNA (guanine(527)-N(7))-methyltransferase RsmG, producing the protein MDAKFKQQLLRQSGAMGIELTQQQADQLMAYLALLVKWNKAYNLTAVRDPAQMVARHLIDSLSVLPHIQGPRLIDVGSGPGLPGIPLAICRPDIAVTTLDSNGKKTRFQQQVKAELGLDNLEVINGRAESCDRPPFDQVISRAFASLEAMLHWTAHLCREDGVFLAMKGLYPDDELRALTPGIELKASHPLRVPGSEGARHLLILGRA; encoded by the coding sequence ATGGATGCAAAATTCAAGCAACAGCTACTGCGCCAAAGCGGTGCAATGGGAATCGAGCTGACCCAGCAACAGGCAGACCAGCTGATGGCCTATCTGGCATTGCTGGTGAAGTGGAACAAGGCCTACAACCTCACCGCCGTGCGTGATCCGGCGCAAATGGTGGCCCGTCATCTAATCGACAGCCTCAGCGTGCTGCCCCATATCCAGGGGCCGCGTCTGATCGATGTGGGCAGCGGCCCGGGTCTGCCCGGCATACCGCTGGCCATCTGTCGCCCCGATATCGCCGTGACCACGCTGGACAGCAACGGCAAAAAGACCCGTTTTCAGCAGCAGGTAAAGGCGGAACTGGGGCTCGATAACCTCGAGGTGATCAACGGCCGGGCCGAGAGCTGTGACCGGCCACCGTTTGATCAGGTGATTTCCCGCGCCTTTGCCTCGCTGGAGGCCATGCTGCACTGGACCGCCCACCTGTGCCGCGAAGATGGTGTTTTTCTTGCAATGAAAGGTCTGTATCCTGATGACGAACTCCGGGCACTGACGCCTGGAATCGAACTCAAGGCCAGTCATCCCCTGCGGGTGCCGGGCAGTGAGGGTGCACGTCATCTGCTGATTCTCGGGAGAGCCTGA
- the mnmG gene encoding tRNA uridine-5-carboxymethylaminomethyl(34) synthesis enzyme MnmG, with protein sequence MDYPGRFDVIVIGGGHAGTEAALAAARMGAKTLLLTHNIETLGQMSCNPAIGGIGKSHLVKEIDALGGAMATATDLGGIQFRVLNSRKGPAVRATRAQADRILYKAAIREILENQPNLQIFQQSADDLIMQGDTVRGVVTQTGIRFHATSVVLTAGTFLGGLIHIGLKNHSAGRAGDPPSIALADRLRELPLRVDRLKTGTPPRIDARSVDFSVMQEQPGDTPVPVMSFMGKLSQHPRQVSCYITHTNEQTHEILRKGLDRSPLYTGVIAGAGPRYCPSVEDKIMRFADKTSHQVFVEPEGLTTHELYPNGISTSLPFDIQLEAVRSIRGFEQAHITRPGYAIEYDFFNPQDLKHSLETKHLHGLFFAGQINGTTGYEEAGAQGLLAGINAANRAFERDAWHPRRDEAYIGVLVDDLITHGTAEPYRMFTSRAEYRLILREDNADLRLTEKGRELGLVDDARWAHFCIKREAIELEKQRLRETWVQPGSDRATVLNAKLKTPLTREYNLADLIKRPELEYRDVAAAAGGPEVDPQVAEQVEIQFKYAGYIDRQREEIEQMQRQENTALPADMDYSLISGLSNELRSKLESVQPASIAQASRIQGMTPAAISLLLVYLKKHRFKSSQEQAAS encoded by the coding sequence GTGGATTATCCAGGTCGTTTCGACGTAATCGTGATTGGTGGAGGTCATGCAGGCACTGAAGCCGCATTAGCCGCTGCACGCATGGGTGCCAAAACCCTGTTGCTCACTCACAATATCGAGACCCTCGGACAGATGTCATGCAACCCAGCCATCGGGGGTATTGGCAAAAGTCATCTGGTGAAAGAGATCGATGCCCTGGGCGGTGCCATGGCGACAGCGACGGATCTGGGCGGTATCCAGTTTCGGGTACTGAATTCCCGCAAGGGTCCGGCGGTGAGAGCAACCCGTGCCCAGGCTGACCGCATCCTGTACAAGGCCGCCATTCGCGAGATACTGGAAAATCAGCCCAACCTGCAGATCTTCCAGCAATCCGCCGATGATCTGATTATGCAAGGCGATACAGTCCGCGGTGTGGTCACCCAGACGGGCATTCGATTCCACGCCACCTCGGTGGTGCTGACCGCCGGTACTTTTCTCGGTGGCCTGATTCATATTGGTCTGAAAAATCACTCCGCCGGTCGTGCCGGTGATCCACCATCCATCGCTCTGGCAGACCGTTTGCGTGAATTGCCACTGCGGGTTGATCGTCTGAAAACCGGCACCCCGCCGCGTATTGATGCCCGCTCTGTGGATTTTTCGGTGATGCAGGAACAGCCGGGTGATACTCCGGTACCGGTGATGTCCTTCATGGGCAAACTGAGCCAGCACCCCCGTCAGGTCAGCTGCTACATCACCCATACCAACGAACAGACACACGAGATTCTGCGCAAGGGGCTCGACCGTTCGCCGCTCTACACCGGTGTGATTGCAGGTGCTGGTCCACGTTACTGCCCCTCGGTGGAAGACAAGATCATGCGTTTTGCCGACAAGACTTCGCACCAGGTGTTTGTCGAGCCCGAAGGCCTGACGACACACGAGCTTTACCCCAACGGTATTTCCACCAGTTTGCCGTTCGATATTCAGCTCGAGGCCGTGCGTTCAATCCGCGGTTTCGAACAGGCGCATATCACCAGGCCCGGCTATGCCATCGAGTACGATTTTTTCAACCCCCAGGATCTCAAGCACAGCCTGGAGACCAAGCATCTGCACGGGCTCTTCTTTGCCGGTCAGATCAACGGCACTACCGGTTACGAAGAAGCCGGCGCCCAGGGTCTGCTGGCGGGTATCAATGCGGCCAACCGCGCCTTCGAGCGTGATGCCTGGCATCCGCGCCGCGACGAGGCCTATATCGGTGTGCTGGTGGACGACCTTATTACCCACGGCACCGCTGAGCCGTACCGCATGTTCACCAGCCGGGCCGAATACCGCCTGATACTGCGTGAAGACAATGCCGACCTGCGCCTGACCGAAAAAGGCCGCGAGCTTGGGTTGGTCGACGATGCACGCTGGGCGCATTTCTGCATCAAGCGCGAAGCCATAGAGCTGGAAAAGCAGCGCCTGCGTGAAACCTGGGTGCAGCCCGGCAGTGATCGCGCTACTGTGCTGAACGCCAAACTGAAAACCCCGCTGACGCGGGAATACAATCTGGCGGACCTGATCAAGCGCCCAGAGCTTGAGTACCGCGATGTTGCCGCCGCGGCCGGTGGGCCTGAGGTTGATCCGCAGGTGGCCGAGCAGGTCGAAATCCAGTTCAAGTACGCCGGCTACATTGATCGCCAGCGCGAGGAAATCGAGCAGATGCAGCGCCAGGAAAATACTGCGCTGCCCGCTGATATGGATTACAGCCTGATCAGTGGTCTGTCGAACGAGCTGCGCTCAAAGCTTGAATCCGTTCAGCCAGCAAGCATTGCCCAGGCATCACGTATTCAGGGCATGACGCCAGCAGCCATTTCGCTGCTGCTGGTGTACCTGAAAAAACACCGCTTTAAATCCAGCCAGGAGCAGGCCGCCAGTTAA